In the genome of Acidobacteriota bacterium, the window AGGCAAAGTCGGACCTTGCGAAGAAGATCATCGAAGAGTTTTACAGCCGCGATGCTGCCGAGAAGGCGGAGCGGGAGTTTGAGAAGGTCTTTGCGAAAAAAGAAACGCCAGAAGAAATGGATGAGCTTGTCAGGAAGTGCGGCAAGGAGAACATCTGGCTGGCAAAACTGATGGTGGAAGCCGGCATCTCGAAATCGACGAGCGAGTCGATCAGGCTGATCAAGCAGGGGGGAGTCTCTCTGGATGGTCTCAAGATCAGCGATGAGAATACCGAGTTGAAAGCCGGGAAGCCCGCCGAATACCTCCTGAAAGTTGGTAAACGCCGCTTCCTTAAGATTATCTTTAGATAGATAGAATTGCTATTGACTCTTGCGTTGCATCGAACAAAACTTCCGAACATCTTCACCGATAAATTCATTTGATAATCGCCTGGTTTTGACATAGAATTTTTGCAACTACAGAATCAGGC includes:
- a CDS encoding S4 domain-containing protein → AKSDLAKKIIEEFYSRDAAEKAEREFEKVFAKKETPEEMDELVRKCGKENIWLAKLMVEAGISKSTSESIRLIKQGGVSLDGLKISDENTELKAGKPAEYLLKVGKRRFLKIIFR